The Williamsia sp. DF01-3 genome has a window encoding:
- a CDS encoding SLC13 family permease, producing the protein MDVAALVLLVATLGIAVWRPRGLPEAAAAVPAAGLAIAIGAVAPDRAWAEIRTLSPTVLFLAALLVLSHACAALGIFTWLARTIARRSVPAAGTPAPKYRLLGFVFVAGALTTAALSLDATVLLLTPVLLSMTRTLQVAARPYSYASLTLANSASTLMPVSNLTNLLAFAATGLGFVEFTLLMALPWLVIVTVEYILFCWYFRDDLETLPRPEHTEEPGPAPAAALAVLAATLLLFGLSSVIGIEPVWFAVLGATVMAALAIRARSTSVVEIARSANAGFLAFVFALGVLVVGIADGALGSRLAEFLPNGTGLLDLLLVAAVSAVIANVINNIPATLLMLAALGAGCPTPLVLAMLLGVNIGPTLTYLGSLANMLWLKLVRVGGQSVTVKEFTTVGLLTVPAALVASVVALWLVT; encoded by the coding sequence GTGGATGTTGCGGCTCTGGTGCTCTTGGTCGCGACGCTGGGGATTGCTGTCTGGCGGCCGCGAGGGCTACCCGAGGCCGCAGCCGCAGTTCCGGCGGCCGGACTCGCGATCGCGATCGGCGCAGTGGCACCTGATCGGGCCTGGGCCGAGATCCGAACCCTGTCACCGACCGTCCTGTTCCTGGCGGCCCTGCTCGTGCTGTCGCACGCGTGTGCCGCACTGGGGATCTTCACCTGGCTCGCCAGGACCATCGCGCGCCGATCGGTTCCGGCCGCAGGCACGCCGGCGCCGAAGTACCGGCTCCTCGGTTTCGTCTTCGTGGCCGGCGCCCTCACCACTGCCGCCCTGAGCCTCGACGCAACCGTGTTGTTGCTGACGCCCGTCCTCCTGTCGATGACCCGGACGCTACAGGTGGCCGCACGTCCGTACAGCTACGCCTCTCTCACCCTGGCGAACTCGGCATCGACGCTGATGCCGGTGTCGAACCTGACCAACCTGCTGGCATTTGCCGCGACAGGCCTGGGTTTCGTCGAGTTCACCTTGCTGATGGCGCTGCCGTGGCTGGTGATCGTGACAGTCGAATACATACTGTTCTGCTGGTACTTCCGTGACGACCTGGAGACCCTCCCGCGTCCAGAACACACCGAGGAACCCGGTCCCGCCCCCGCAGCAGCCCTGGCCGTACTCGCCGCCACACTGTTGCTGTTCGGGCTGAGTTCGGTGATCGGTATCGAACCGGTGTGGTTTGCCGTCCTCGGTGCCACGGTGATGGCGGCGTTGGCAATTCGCGCACGCAGCACCTCCGTGGTCGAGATCGCGCGGTCGGCAAACGCAGGATTCCTCGCCTTCGTGTTTGCCCTCGGTGTGCTTGTCGTCGGGATCGCCGACGGCGCACTGGGCTCCCGGCTCGCCGAGTTCCTCCCAAACGGAACCGGCCTGCTCGACCTGCTGCTTGTCGCAGCCGTGTCAGCAGTGATCGCCAACGTGATCAACAACATTCCCGCAACCCTGCTGATGCTCGCCGCGCTCGGTGCCGGATGCCCGACTCCGCTGGTGCTCGCCATGTTGCTCGGCGTCAACATCGGCCCGACGCTCACCTATCTCGGATCGTTGGCGAACATGTTGTGGCTGAAGCTCGTCCGGGTCGGCGGTCAATCCGTGACGGTCAAGGAATTCACCACAGTCGGCCTGCTCACCGTTCCCGCCGCCCTCGTCGCCTCCGTGGTGGCACTCTGGCTGGTGACCTGA
- a CDS encoding RNB domain-containing ribonuclease, giving the protein MQRRLRAADIDFGAIRTDLGLSEDFGAAAQEQAQNATDRLADSRADRTDLPLVTIDPPGSVDLDQAVHIISDGDGFVVHYAIADVAALVPPEGPLDQETRRRGQTVYFPDGNVPLHPRPLSENIGSLLPDQTRPAVLWRITVDSAGEPTSVDVHRASVRSVARLDYATVQSDADTGRLHPSIAALPAFGELRSRLSISRGAIELGLPEQEVVREPGGGWQLVVQPRTRADMWNSQVSLLTGMCAGQMMLDAKTGLLRTLPDARPEDVDKLRASASALDVPWAQGVSAGAFLAGLDPAAPSTLALMWDATTLLRGSDYLAMLGEIPPDAVTDHGGIAGVYAHVTAPLRRLADRFATEVCLALASGESIPPWVRTALPTLPDVMRSSSSVAGKADRAGLDLAEAMLLSSRVGESFTATVLHGKRGNRHAQVFISDPAVFGSCLGDPPEGTRIQVRLTEADPHEPTVVFTAVP; this is encoded by the coding sequence GTGCAACGCAGACTCCGCGCAGCGGACATAGACTTCGGCGCCATCCGGACCGACCTGGGCTTGTCCGAGGACTTCGGCGCCGCCGCACAGGAACAGGCGCAGAACGCAACCGACCGGCTCGCCGATTCCCGCGCCGACCGCACCGACCTCCCACTGGTCACCATCGACCCGCCCGGTTCGGTTGACCTCGATCAGGCGGTCCACATCATTTCCGACGGTGACGGCTTCGTAGTGCACTACGCCATCGCAGACGTCGCCGCGCTCGTCCCTCCCGAGGGGCCGTTGGATCAGGAGACGCGCCGGCGAGGGCAGACCGTCTACTTCCCCGACGGGAACGTGCCGTTGCATCCTCGGCCGCTCTCGGAGAACATCGGGTCGTTGCTGCCCGATCAGACGCGGCCCGCGGTGCTGTGGCGGATCACCGTGGACTCCGCTGGGGAGCCGACGTCGGTGGACGTGCACCGGGCGTCAGTGCGTTCGGTGGCTCGGTTGGACTACGCAACGGTGCAGAGCGACGCAGACACAGGTCGTCTGCACCCGTCGATCGCGGCGCTGCCCGCCTTCGGTGAACTTCGCAGCAGACTTTCGATCAGCCGCGGTGCCATCGAATTGGGGTTGCCTGAACAAGAGGTCGTCCGCGAGCCCGGGGGCGGCTGGCAGCTGGTGGTGCAACCCCGCACCCGCGCCGACATGTGGAACTCGCAGGTGTCGCTGCTCACCGGGATGTGCGCCGGCCAGATGATGCTCGACGCCAAGACCGGGCTCCTGCGGACCCTGCCCGATGCCCGTCCGGAAGACGTGGACAAACTGCGTGCATCCGCCTCTGCTCTGGATGTGCCCTGGGCGCAGGGTGTTTCGGCGGGCGCCTTCTTGGCCGGGCTCGATCCGGCCGCTCCGAGCACCCTGGCACTGATGTGGGATGCGACCACTCTTCTGCGTGGCAGTGATTATCTGGCGATGTTGGGAGAGATCCCGCCGGACGCGGTCACCGACCACGGCGGTATCGCCGGTGTGTACGCGCATGTGACGGCACCGCTGCGCCGGCTTGCCGATCGTTTCGCGACAGAGGTGTGCCTGGCGCTCGCGTCGGGGGAGTCGATTCCTCCATGGGTTCGCACGGCGCTGCCGACTCTTCCCGATGTGATGCGGAGTTCGAGTTCGGTTGCCGGCAAGGCCGACCGGGCCGGCCTCGATCTCGCCGAGGCGATGCTGTTGTCGAGCCGGGTGGGCGAGAGTTTCACTGCCACAGTCCTGCACGGGAAGCGGGGTAACCGTCACGCTCAGGTCTTCATCTCTGACCCAGCGGTGTTCGGCAGCTGTCTCGGCGACCCGCCGGAAGGCACTCGGATCCAGGTGAGGCTGACCGAGGCCGACCCTCACGAACCGACGGTGGTGTTCACCGCCGTGCCGTGA
- a CDS encoding CYTH and CHAD domain-containing protein, which translates to MSADEVLEVELKYDLNAGASVPDLTTLDVVHSVSGPVVEHLDATYYDTEALDLASNKITLRRRAGGHDEGWHLKRPAPANSNGRRELHAPLDAVTDASTETQTDHFAAVVPHALADQVGVHVRGRRLIPIATIATVRHITELRDVDDNVLAVLCDDNVTAQSLLPGGHAQSWNEWELELVNGNEKLLKKADKLLRANGARTASSASKLARTIGPTPTGKAHSIGKKPSALELVISELAEHRDHLIAQDPLVRENAPDSVHQMRVATRRARSVLQSFPHVLSADTAEHLGGELKHLAAVLGEARDAEVQLERNEHLLENEKASESIVTALIDDQRETHRIALELAIDFLRSKRYFELLEELDRTIAEPEAGEDAELTAADALDHAIKRSAKRVEKAQRKLEELTDGTPEWVEQLHTIRKRAKQLRYSAESGEQLQSNKHRKVAKVAKGEQSVLGDFHDAEVSREHLASLASASGITPADAFVYGRLDAREEFAAKAALAEYDKIRSAR; encoded by the coding sequence GTGAGCGCCGACGAGGTTCTGGAAGTCGAACTCAAGTACGACCTGAATGCCGGAGCGTCCGTACCCGATCTGACCACTCTCGACGTGGTGCATTCGGTGTCCGGGCCGGTGGTCGAGCATTTGGACGCAACCTACTACGACACCGAAGCTCTCGATCTGGCCAGCAACAAGATCACCTTGCGCAGACGGGCCGGAGGACACGACGAGGGCTGGCATCTCAAGCGTCCCGCCCCCGCGAACAGCAATGGCCGCCGCGAGCTACACGCCCCGCTGGACGCGGTGACCGACGCCAGCACCGAAACGCAGACCGACCATTTCGCGGCCGTGGTGCCCCACGCATTGGCCGACCAGGTCGGTGTTCACGTCCGAGGTCGGCGCCTGATCCCCATCGCGACGATCGCCACCGTGCGGCACATCACCGAACTGCGCGACGTGGACGACAACGTGCTGGCCGTCCTCTGCGACGACAACGTGACCGCCCAGTCGTTGCTTCCCGGCGGACATGCCCAGAGCTGGAACGAGTGGGAACTCGAACTGGTCAACGGCAACGAGAAGCTGCTCAAGAAAGCCGACAAGTTGTTGCGCGCCAATGGAGCCCGCACCGCGTCCAGTGCATCGAAGTTGGCCAGGACGATCGGGCCGACCCCCACGGGCAAGGCCCACTCCATCGGGAAAAAGCCCAGCGCTCTCGAGCTCGTCATCTCGGAGCTGGCCGAGCACCGCGACCACCTGATCGCTCAGGATCCCCTCGTCCGCGAGAATGCGCCCGATTCTGTGCATCAGATGCGGGTGGCAACCAGACGAGCGCGTAGCGTGCTGCAGTCGTTCCCGCATGTGCTGTCCGCTGACACGGCCGAACATCTGGGCGGCGAGCTGAAGCATCTCGCAGCAGTTCTCGGCGAAGCCCGGGACGCCGAGGTACAACTCGAACGCAACGAACACCTGCTCGAGAACGAAAAGGCATCGGAGTCGATCGTCACCGCACTGATCGATGACCAGCGCGAAACGCACCGCATCGCACTCGAACTGGCCATCGACTTCCTGCGCTCGAAGCGCTATTTCGAGCTGCTCGAAGAGCTCGACCGCACCATCGCCGAGCCGGAAGCCGGCGAGGATGCAGAACTCACCGCCGCCGACGCGCTCGACCACGCGATCAAACGCAGCGCCAAGCGTGTCGAGAAGGCTCAACGCAAACTCGAGGAACTCACCGACGGCACACCTGAATGGGTGGAGCAACTCCACACCATCCGCAAACGCGCAAAGCAATTGCGGTACAGCGCCGAATCGGGTGAGCAACTGCAGAGCAACAAACACCGCAAGGTCGCAAAGGTCGCCAAGGGTGAACAGAGCGTGCTGGGCGATTTCCACGATGCAGAAGTCAGTCGCGAGCACCTCGCATCGCTGGCATCCGCATCCGGCATCACCCCGGCTGATGCCTTTGTCTACGGACGCCTCGACGCACGTGAGGAGTTCGCGGCCAAGGCTGCGCTCGCCGAGTACGACAAGATCCGCTCGGCTCGGTGA
- the pip gene encoding prolyl aminopeptidase, producing the protein MRDFYPAIEPYASGHLDVGDGQQIYWEQSGNPGGKPVVFVHGGPGGGTSPNQRQFFHPDAYRIVLFDQRGCGQSRPHIADGADLSVNTTAHLIADMEKLRTELAIDRWQVFGGSWGSTLGLAYAQRHPERVTELVLRGIFLLRRSEIDWYYNGGAANIYPDLWESYLEPIPESDRDGDLVEAYHRLLTGDDRTAAVRAAVAWTTWEKSTSYLLPQRADADEDGDSERYALAFAGIENHYFTHRGFLDEGQLLRDAHRIAHIPGVIVQGRYDVVCPARSAWDLHRAWPAAELHMVDDAGHASFETGIRHHLIEATDRFAGLDQQKGRTR; encoded by the coding sequence ATGCGCGATTTCTATCCGGCCATCGAGCCGTACGCCTCCGGACATCTCGATGTCGGTGACGGGCAACAGATCTACTGGGAGCAGAGCGGCAACCCGGGCGGCAAACCCGTGGTGTTCGTCCACGGCGGTCCGGGCGGCGGTACGTCTCCCAATCAGCGACAGTTCTTCCACCCCGACGCCTATCGGATCGTCTTGTTCGACCAACGGGGATGTGGGCAGTCCCGGCCGCACATCGCCGACGGCGCCGACTTGTCCGTCAACACCACCGCCCACCTGATCGCCGACATGGAGAAGTTGCGTACGGAGTTGGCGATCGACCGGTGGCAGGTGTTCGGCGGTTCCTGGGGGTCGACGCTGGGCCTCGCCTACGCACAGCGGCATCCGGAGCGGGTCACAGAGCTGGTACTCCGTGGGATATTCCTGCTGCGCCGCAGCGAGATCGACTGGTACTACAACGGCGGTGCCGCCAACATCTACCCGGATCTGTGGGAGTCGTACCTCGAGCCGATTCCCGAGTCGGACCGCGACGGCGACCTCGTCGAGGCCTACCACCGGCTGTTGACGGGCGACGATCGCACCGCAGCGGTGCGGGCCGCAGTGGCGTGGACGACGTGGGAGAAATCGACCAGCTACCTACTTCCTCAGCGCGCCGACGCAGACGAGGACGGCGACTCCGAACGCTATGCACTCGCTTTCGCCGGAATCGAAAACCATTACTTCACGCACCGGGGTTTCCTCGACGAGGGGCAACTGCTGCGCGACGCACATCGGATCGCACACATTCCGGGTGTGATCGTCCAGGGTCGCTACGACGTGGTGTGCCCGGCACGAAGCGCCTGGGACCTTCACCGCGCATGGCCTGCGGCCGAGTTGCATATGGTGGACGATGCCGGGCATGCCTCGTTCGAAACGGGTATCCGCCACCACCTGATCGAAGCAACCGACCGCTTTGCCGGTCTCGACCAACAGAAGGGAAGAACCCGGTGA
- a CDS encoding LysR family transcriptional regulator codes for MELRQLTYFVAVAEELSFSRAAQRCFISQSAISHQVARLEHELGSKLIERSTRAVRLTELGAQVLPLARQMLGIESMITAAARAPGGRVRMAANMSFAQQSLAAIAQLRTEHLDVEIEFIIKSFDQRIEAVLGGDVDLALIRGDIERPGLAVQRLWVDDLVVAMSDRHPLAGTGDVPLSELGAYPLLLPPARDQVLLHNVIRDAFDRHGLDRPRQAPPLPVDHTATMELLNHPDEWTVLYERMPLAGIAFTRDRERALRVPVSAVVRSPGAHSEIVDDLIATLQAVHKRTEA; via the coding sequence ATGGAGCTTCGCCAGTTGACGTATTTCGTGGCTGTCGCCGAGGAGCTGAGCTTCAGCCGGGCGGCGCAGCGCTGCTTCATCTCGCAGTCGGCAATCAGCCATCAAGTTGCCCGGCTCGAGCACGAGCTCGGGTCCAAGTTGATCGAACGGTCCACCCGGGCCGTGCGGCTGACCGAGCTGGGCGCGCAGGTACTCCCGCTCGCCAGGCAGATGCTGGGCATCGAATCGATGATCACGGCCGCGGCTCGGGCGCCCGGTGGCCGCGTACGGATGGCGGCGAACATGTCGTTCGCTCAGCAGTCGCTGGCCGCGATAGCGCAACTGCGCACCGAGCATCTCGATGTCGAGATCGAGTTCATCATCAAGAGTTTCGATCAGCGCATCGAGGCGGTGCTCGGTGGCGACGTCGACCTCGCGTTGATCCGAGGCGACATCGAACGCCCGGGCCTGGCGGTGCAGCGACTGTGGGTGGACGATCTGGTGGTGGCGATGTCGGATCGGCATCCGCTCGCGGGCACCGGTGACGTTCCGTTGTCCGAACTGGGCGCCTATCCGCTGTTGTTGCCGCCTGCGCGCGATCAGGTGTTGTTGCACAACGTGATCCGGGATGCGTTCGACCGGCACGGACTGGATCGCCCTCGTCAGGCGCCGCCGTTGCCGGTGGATCACACGGCCACCATGGAGCTGCTGAACCACCCCGACGAATGGACGGTGCTGTACGAACGGATGCCGCTGGCGGGTATCGCCTTCACGCGGGACCGCGAACGCGCACTGAGGGTTCCGGTGTCTGCTGTTGTTCGTTCACCCGGTGCGCATTCGGAGATCGTGGACGATCTGATCGCGACGCTGCAGGCCGTACACAAGCGGACCGAAGCGTAG